GACGAGGTCGAGCAGTTCCTCAACAACTGGGTCCAGGTCGGCCGCGCCATGTTCGGCGATTCCTCCAGAAGCGAGTAAACCACCACTGCCTTAAACCATCCCATCGGGCAAACGGATACATCGAGTCATTCAACGGAAAGTTCAGGGATGAATTCCTGAACCGGGAGGTTTTGGATACGCTGCCGGAAACCAGGGTATTGACTGCTTGCTTGCCGATGGAATATAATTAAACTTAGCTACATAGTTTACAGCGATACAGGCTTCCTGTCTTGGAATTGCTTTGCCTGTTAACGGTTGTCGATACTAATTAATAGTGACCTAACATTTGAATCAAACCAGATAATACAAATAACCAGGAGGAAACGATATGAATGTAATCTCATTCGAAGTTGAAGAATTATTTGGACGCAAAGGTACCATCTCTATTAGCCTAAAAGATAGCGCAACGATTGTCTTCGGCATTAATGGGTCGGGTAAAACCACTGTGCTCAAATTGCTCAATTCAATGCTAACAGGCTGTCTTTTCGAAATCCTAAATGTGAGTTTCAAGTCGCTCTCCCTTAACCTGAGTAATGGTAAGACAATTAAAGCCACTCGTGTTCAATCTATGAAAAAAAGGAGGCAAGGTACTTTTCCTTACGCCATTAAGCTTGAGCTGCTTGACACTAATAGTAACGTGGTACACTCTTCAAATATAAATATAAATAAATATATTGAGCTATCGGAGCGCATACCTCTAAATATGATAGAACACGTAATCCCAGAACTCAACCGAGTAAATCGACGTGAATGGATTGATATAACGACCAACAACATCCTTTCCTTTAATTCCGTTCTGGAGAAATACTCGGACCAACTTCCCTGGGCACAACCTAACATTGATATCGATTGGTATAGAACTTTGATTGAGAAACTCCATGTCAAGTTCATCCAAACTCAGCGCCTTATAATAATGAAGGCCGAACCTAATAATTACAATCATCGCAGCGGTCTTCAATATCAAAATGCTGTTATAGATCGCTCAGGACGACTTCGAACGCTCATCCGAGATAAACTTAATGAATCGATAAACCTGTCACAAAATCTGGACAGTACCTATCCAAGACGATTACTATTGAAGACAGGGAAACGCCTCACTGATACTCAGCTAAAGCAGCTTCTTGATGAAACAGAATGTCTTGGAGACAAGCTGC
The Candidatus Zixiibacteriota bacterium DNA segment above includes these coding regions:
- a CDS encoding AAA family ATPase; this encodes MNVISFEVEELFGRKGTISISLKDSATIVFGINGSGKTTVLKLLNSMLTGCLFEILNVSFKSLSLNLSNGKTIKATRVQSMKKRRQGTFPYAIKLELLDTNSNVVHSSNININKYIELSERIPLNMIEHVIPELNRVNRREWIDITTNNILSFNSVLEKYSDQLPWAQPNIDIDWYRTLIEKLHVKFIQTQRLIIMKAEPNNYNHRSGLQYQNAVIDRSGRLRTLIRDKLNESINLSQNLDSTYPRRLLLKTGKRLTDTQLKQLLDETECLGDKLRKVDLLTAGGNFDIRLESIGENNRQAISLYLSDSAEKYQALEPFADKLLLFLDIINRKFKPTKTVKVDGQTGIHIGLANGDELHPNLLSSGEQHEIVLLLDLIFFSSPGTLVLIDEPEISLHIDWQREFLSDVEAIGKAAGLKFVLATHSPAIIGNRVDICQEI